The nucleotide window GCTGCAGAACAAGTTTGGGAAAAAGGCTAACATCCAGTACGCCCGGGGCTGCGGCATCAAGGGCGAGTCGCAGGCGGGCTTTGCGGAAGCGGTGAAAGCGGCGCAGCAGTCGGATGTGGTGGTAATGGCCGTGGGCGAGGCCTACGACATGAGCGGCGAGGCCAAGTCGCGTACGGATATTGGTCTGCCCGGTCAGCAGGAAGCCCTCATCAAGGCCGTGGTAGCCACCGGCAAGCCCGTAGTGGTGCTGATGATGGCCGGCCGGCCGCTCACCTTCAACTGGACGGCCGAGCACGCCCCCGCCATCCTGTACACGTGGTGGCTGGGCTCAGAGGCCGGCAACGCCATTGCCGACGTGCTGACCGGGGACTACAACCCCGCCGGCAAGCTTCCCATGACGTTTCCGCGCAGCCTGGGCCAAGTGCCCATCTTCTACGCCGCCAAAAACACCGGCCGCCCCTCCAGCGGGGACAAGGACGTGCTCTACAAATCGGCCTACATCGACCAGACCAACCGGCCCCAGTACGCCTTCGGCCACGGCCTGAGCTACACCAAGTTCACCTACGGCAACCTCAAGCTCAGCACGACGCAGCTGGGCGCGGGCCAGTCGCTCACCGTTTCCTGCACGCTCACCAACGCCGGCAAAACGGCCGGGGAGGAAGTGGTGCAGCTCTACCTGCGCGACCTGGTAGCTAGCGTAACGCGCCCCATCCAGGAGCTCAAGGACTTCCAGAAAGTGCAACTCAAGCCCGGCGAAACCAAGACCCTCACCTTCACCATCACCCCCGAGAAACTGTCGTTCTACAACCAGGATATGCAGTGGACCACCGAGCCCGGCGAGTTCCGCCTCATGCTTGGCAGCGCCTCCGATGATATCCGGCTGGACAGCAAGTTTGAGTTGCAAAAGTAAATAAGCCGCCTTTCCAGGTAGGTCGCACCACGCCAACATGCCCGAAACTGTCCGTACGCCGGCTGGTTTCGGGCATGATGGCTTGGGAGGGTAGCATTCGGCTAGTTTGTATATTGAAGGGCACCGCCGCTCACGTGCTCATCCTTTTGCTGCTGACTATGAATAAAGTGTTACTCGTCCTGGCCTTGGCCGTTGGGGGCCCCGTCTCGGCGCTTGCCCAAACCTATTACGCGCAGAATGCCGATCCTGCCCACAAAGTGAAGGTTCCGGCCTACGTGGTGAAAAAGTTCAGCCAGGCCTTTCCGGGCGCGCCCATCGATTCGTGCTACGTGTTCGGCAACACGGATAAAGGCGAGGAATCCTACAGCTTTTTCACCCACCGGGTAAACCGCGTCCTGGAAGCTAACTTCAACGAGCGGGGCGAGCTGACCGAGTCGGCCACGGAGGTGTCAGTAGAATCCTTGCCCGATGCGCTCCAGGCCGCCCTCACGCCCCAGCGCCTTGGGGCCGCCCGCCTCGGCCGCGTGACGAAAACCGTCTACCATCAGGAAGCCAATCGGGTGGAGTACCGGGTGGAGTGCCTCAGCGACGATGCCGGCAAGAGCAGCGCCCACTTCCAGTATTTCACGGAAGATGGTCAGCCCATTTCCGCCGAAAGCCGGGAGTAAGCGGTTATGCTCCGACCGAAATACGCGTTGCCAGCTGCGTAGGCGCCAGGTCTGCTGGCCAATGATGCTCCATATGTGGTGGGATGCTCATTAGATAGCCCTTACGCATGGGCTTGCGTACTTTGGGGCATGATGAAGTCATCTTTACTACGCGCTGGGCTCAGCATCTGCCTGTGGCTACTGCTGGTACCAGCGGGGCGGGCGCAGCCTTCGCCCCGGCAGTTGTTCCCCACCGTTTTCGAGGCCGTGCAGCTCGGGGGCGTTTTTCCCGACAGCAAAACCTTCGTGGATGCCCGCCCCAAAGCCGCCCCGGCCGTAATTGAGGCCGCCTTTCAGCAGCAGAAAAACCAGCCCGGCTTTTCGCTGAAGCAGTTTGTGGCGCACTACTTCGAGCTGCCCGCCGTGCCCACGGCCGGCTACCAAAGCCGCGTAGCTGCCGGCCTGCGCCACCACTTAGACACCCTCTGGACGGTGCTGCAGCGCCAGCCCCAGGATTCGGTGGGGCGCTACGGCTCCCTGCTGCCACTGCCCAAGCCCTACGTGGTGCCTGGTGGGCGCTTTCGGGAAGTGTACTACTGGGACTCGTACTTCACCATGCTCGGCTTGCGCGAAAGTGGACGCACCGCCCTGCTGCGCGGCATGGTCGCTAATTTCGCCAGCCTGATAGACCGCCAGGGTTTTATTCCAAATGGCAACCGTACCTATTACCTTACCCGCTCACAGCCCCCGTTTTTTGCCTTGATGGTGGAGCTGTTGGCCCAGACCCAGGGTGACACCGTGCGCCCCCGCTACCAGCCCCCGCTGCTACGCGAGTATCAGTACTGGATGGCCGGCGCCGACTCCCTGGCGCCTGGCACCGCCACCCGCCGCGCCGTGCGCCTACCCACGGGTGAAATCCTCAACCGCTACTACGACGCCGGCGACTATGCCCGCGAGGAATCCTACGCCGAGGACGTAGCCACTGCCCGCCAAGCCACCCAGCCCAAGCCCGAGTTCTACCGCCACGTGCGCGCCGCCGCCGCTTCCGGCTGGGACTTCAGCACCCGCTGGTTTCGCGACGAAAAGACCCTGGCTTCCATCCGCACCCTGGAGCTGGTGCCCGTGGATCTGAACTGCCTGCTCTACGGCCTGGAGCAGACCCTGGCCCGCGGCTACCGCCAGCAAGGGCAGCTCAGCCTGGCTCGTGCCTTCGAGCAAAAAGCCCAGGTCCGGCGAAAAGCCATCCGCCGTTACTGCTGGGATACGTCGGCCGGCTGGTTCGTGGATTATGATTTCGTGGACCGGCAGCCGACGCGCCTGCGCACCCTGGCCGGCGTGTTCCCGCTGTTCTTCCATCTGGCCTCCGCCAGTGAGGCCCACCAGGTGGCCGCCGGCCTGCAGCGCGACTTCCTGAAAGATGGCGGCCTCGTCACCACGCTCAACCACAGCGGCCAGCAGTGGGACGCGCCCAATGGCTGGGCACCCCTGCAGTACATGGCCATCGAAGGGCTGAACCAGTACAAGCAACAGGCGCTGGCCCGCACCATTGCCACCCGCTGGGTGGGGCTGAACCTGCGCGTGTTTCAGCAAACCGGCAAGCTGCTGGAGAAATACAACGTCGAAAACACCCAGCTCACGGCCGGCGGCGGGGAGTACCCCACCCAGGATGGCTTCGGCTGGACCAACGGCGTGCTGCTGCGCCTGCTCAACCAATACCAGCTGTGGCCGGAGGGGCCGGAAGTGGGGAAGTAGCAGTATCCTGATTTTTTTCAGCCATCTTCCGCAAAATATCCTTCGCAGTAAACTGTAAAGCCAGGTTGGGCAGAGTAGCTTACTCCGGTTGCGCCAGATATTCCTGCACCTTTTCCTGGTCGTACTTCGTCAGGTGCAGCTGCTCCTGCACCGGCTGCCATTGGGGGCTGGGGTACCGGAGCAGGGCGGCTTGTAGTGGCACCTGCAACTGTTGCTGCCGCCACGTTCCGGTTCTGAAAATCTGTTGAAACAGCTGCACGGTTTCGGCGCGAGGATAGCGGGCCAGGGCCAGGCAAAGCCAGCGCCAAGTATCTGCGTTATAGTATTTCCAGGCCAGGTTACGGCTGAACAAGCGCCGCAGCTTCGGGTAATAGGTTTCGTGCGGAAAAGTTTGCACAACCTCCAGCGCAAGTTGGCCCCGGCTGTTGTGCTGCCCGGCCCGATAGCCCAGGCTACGCCGGATTAGTGGCCGGTCTGCGGCGCGCTGATAGCGGGCTAATGGCAGCAGGGCTGCGGGCGTACCCCAAGCCGAGTGGGCCAGGTGCCGCACCCGCCGGTAATAGCGCGGGTTTACGGGCAGCGTTGAGAGCAGTTGGGCCTGGGCCTCCAAGCATATACTCGGCTGAAACAGCAGCAAACTATCGATGATGACTTGCTGCGCCGGAGTGAGCGTAAAATCGCCGGGGCCAGATTCGCCGGGATTAACAAGCGCCAGCCAAAAGTCACCGACCACCACGCTGGAACGGCCATGATGTGAGTATCTTGCCCACATCTGCTGCCCGTCGCGTAGGTGAGTCAGAAGCAGCGGAAAAACTTCAGGCGCCCTTCTTCGCACTAATATCGAGAAGGCATAGGTTCGCAGACTAGGTTTGAGTTGATTAGATAAGTACGTCAGCTCGGCGTTGGTGGCCTGGCATAAACCATGACGGCCAAGGCTGTCGGCCGGACAGGAGCTGCCCATGCCGTAGCCAACGGTATTGTCCTGCCCCAGGCGCGAGTGGCGCAGCTTTATCACGGCCTTGCGCGTAGCCGCCGACAGTCGTTGCGCCTGGCCAGCGGTATGGGCCAGCACGAGCAGCGCTATAATCAGCGAAAGAACCCGGCCCAATTTGATAATTCGTAATGGACCCCAAGATAACAAGAGAGTAGGGTTTACTCTCTCCGTTGCGAGTTATGCCTCCATAGCCAGCCGTAGCGTATTAATACGAGCGAGAAGCCGGGGGCAACGTAGCGCCGCCTTGGTTCGGAAAAGTGCGCAAGCTATTCCACTACCGACACGCGCACTTTCTTGCCTTTCACCTTGGCGCCCAGCAGGCGTTCTACCACCTCTGGGGCCATTTGGCGGGGCACGGCCACGTAGCTGTAGTAGTCGAACACCTCGATGTGGCCTACCTGGTCGCGGGTCACACCACCCACGTTCACGAAGGCACCCACCAGGTCGTGGGCGCTTACTTTATCCTTCTTGCCAGCCGAGACGTGCAGAGTCACGTTTTCGGGGCGGGGAGCTTTGGGCGCGGCGGGCGGCAGCTTGGGCGCGTGCATGGGCGTCCACTTGATGCCTTCTGCTATGGGCCACTTCTGCACGTGGGCTTGCTCTTTAGGAGTAGCCAGCAGGTGGGCCGTGCCGGCGGCGCCGGCGCGGGCCGTGCGGCCGGCGCGGTGCTGGAACCCGTCCGCTTTGTCGGGCGCATCGTACTGCACCACGGTATCTAGCAGAGTCACGTCGAGGCCGCGGGCGGCTACGTCGGTGGCTACCAGCACCTGGGCCGAACCGTTGCGCAGCTTCATTAGGGCCTTGTCGCGCTCGGGCTGGGGCATTTTGCCGTGCAGCATTTCGGCCGCCACCCCGCGCCCGTGCAGGAAGCGCGCCAGCTCGGCGCACCGCTCGCGGGTGTTGCAGAAAATGAGGGCGCGGCCGGTTTCGGGCTGGTTGAGCAGGTGCAGCAGGGCGGCGGGCTTTTGCTCCAGCGTGCCCACGTGGCCCAGCAGGGTGAGGTTTTCGGGCAGCTCGTCAGTGTCTTCGCCGGCATTTACCACGCGGGGCCGGGTGAGGTTCTTGCGAATCAGCTCCAGTACTTTGTCCGACATGGTGGCCGAGAACAGCAGGGTCTGGCGGCGACGCGGCAGGCGCTTGATAATCTCCACCAGCTCTTCCTGGAAGCCCAGTTCCAGCAGCTTGTCGGCCTCGTCCAGCACCAGCACTTTCAGCTGGTTGGGAATGATGCTGCGCCGCTCGAAGTGGTCGAGCAGGCGGCCGGGGGTGGCCACTACCACGTGCGGAGCCTGCTTGAGCGAGGCTGTTTCCTCGCGGAACGCGTGGCCGCCGTAGAAGGCCGCTACGCGCAGGTTGGGCAGGTATTTGCCGAGCTTCTTGAGGGCGTCGCGCACCTGCAAGGCCAGCTCCCGGGCAGGCACCAGCACAATCACCTGCACGGCATCTACCTGCACATCCAGCTGCTGCAGCACCGAAAGGCCGTAGGCGGCAGTTTTGCCGGAGCCAGTAGGTGCCTGCCCTACCACGTCCTGCCCGGCCAGCGCCATCGGAATTACCTGCTCCTGCACGGGCGTAGGGGCAGCAAAAGTCAGCTCTTCGAGAGCCTGAAGCAAGGTAGGGGCAAGGCCGAGGTCGGCGAAGGTAAGGGTACTCATCAGTGCACGGGATTAGCCGGCAAAGGTACGTATTGTTGAATGGCTGGATGGGTTTCGGAATGGCTGCCTCCGCAGGCAACCCGAAAACAGCCCGGTAACCACAAAATCATTCAGCCATTCACTCCTCCACCACGTCTACCAGCCGGTAGCGCACGGCGGATTTCTTGGGGCGGATATCGATGCCGATGTAGTGGGCGTAGACTTTCGTGAAGCAGGCGCCGAAGTAGAAAATCATGGCCGAGTAGAACACGAACAGCAGCACCAGCACCAGGCTGGAAGCCGGCCCATAAATCGGCCCCAGGTTGCGCTGCACCAGCAGGTGACCCAAAATGTATTCCCCGATATCAATGAACACGGCCGTGAGGACGGCCCCGCGCAACACGGCCCGCCAGGGCACTCTGGCCAAACTCAGGTTGCGAAACGTGGCCGCAAACCAGGCTGCCAGAATCAGCAGGGAAACTGCCTGATTGAGCAGCTGAACCAGAAAGTAGCCGAAGGTGGCGTCGAAGTCCTTGATATAATCGGCGAAGAGGGCCAGAATAGTATCGGAGGTGAAGGCCAGCACCGTGAGCAGAGCTGTAGCCAGCAGCGCCCCCAGGGAGCGGACCCGCTCTTTCAGCACCTTGGAAAGCTGGCGAGTGGTGCGCCGGGGCCGGATGTTCCAAAGCTGGTTGAGCGAGTTCTGAATGACCACGAACAGCGTGGTGGCAATAAAGAGCAGAAACCCAAAGCCCAGCCAAGACACCAGCCGGCTGCGCTCCACGTTGGTCACGTTATCCAGAATCTGCTGTACAAGCTCCGCCGCCGACGCCCCCAGCAGGTTGGCCAGCTTGGTAAGCAGCAGCCCGCGTACCAGGCTGGCCGAGTAGAGGGAGCCCAGCAGCTGCACCAGAATAATGAGGATGGGCGGCAGGGCAAAGGAAGTGAAGAATGCCGTAGCTGCTCCCAGCCGCAGCGGGTCGTTGGCGCCCAGCTCCTGGGCCGCCTTGCGCAGCAGCAGAAAGAAATCCGTCCACAGTTTGGGCCGGGGCTGGCCGGGCTCTCGTACTTTTGTCATCAGTTGCCTCACCCACCCGGTGAGCTTAGGGCCGCGGGTGCGCTGTGCGAAGATACGCGCCGCCGGAGCACTTTTTCATCTACTTTCAGCCCCTTTCTGTGTCGATACCGCCTCCGCCCGCGCCCGAATCTGCCCCGCCCGGCTGGCTGCGGCGCAAGCTGCTTATGCCGTTGCTGAACATCCTGAAGCAGGGGCTTACCCCTCGACAATTGTCCCTGACGGTGGCGCTGGGCATCAGCTTTGGGCTGGTGCCGCTGCTGGGCGTCACCACGCTCATGGCCACCGCCGTGGGTTTGCGGCTGCGGCTGAACGTGGCCGCTCTGCTGCTGGTAAGCCACCTGATGAGCCCCCTGCAGCTGCTGGCCCTGATTCCGCTGCTGCAGTGGGGTGCCCGGCTGCTGGGCGGAGCCGGGCAGCGCCTGAGCTTGGCGCGCCTGCAGTATTACTTCAGCCACGACTGGGCCGGGGGGCTGAGCTTGCTGTGGCGGGCCGAGCTGGGCGCGCTATTGTTGTGGGCGGCCGTGTCGGTGCCGGTGGTGGCGGGGCTGTATGTGGCCCTGCAGCCGGTTTTTGCCCGCCTGCTGGCCCGCCAGGCCCGCGCAAATGGGGAGTAGCACCAACGAAACCCAGGCGGACTATAAACACCACAGCTTCCGCCTGGGAAGACGGAAGCTGTGGCTGACGAACATTCCGGCGTAAACTACGCCTTCTGGTATACCGGCTCGGTCTGGCGGAAGTAGGCGGCCAGCGGATCATCTGCGGCCGTGCTGATAACCATCATATCTATCAGCTCGCCTTCGCGCAGGTGGGGCTGCACAAACGGGCCCATGTCCTGGAGAAACGCGGGGTCTTCCCCCTCAATATCGAAGCCCAGCAGCAGACGGGGCGGCTCGGGACTGCCTTCCACCTGCAGCTGCGCCAGATACACGGCTTTCACCAAAGGCTGAGCCTGGCTGAACTCGCGCACGGAATCGGCCAGGGCGGTAGGGTAGTCGGCGGGCTGACCGAGCTGCACCCGGGCTTCGGGCGCCGCTTCCTGGGACGTGTCTTCGATCAGGTTGCCCGAGAGCAGCTCTTCCAACTCCTGGGCCGTGAGCAGCTTGCCTACGGGCGAGAACGGGTTGAGCACGCACTCGGCCCCACGCACCATGTTGAAGAAGTCGAAGCCGCGCATGCGCAAGTAGGGCATGCCCTCGGGTACGATACCGCCCTCAAACACCCGCTCCACGGAGCTGAAGATGGGCAGCTTGTTGTCGTTGAGCATCTGCAGCTGTATCTCCGAGCCAGGCTCAATGGTGATTTCGCCGGTGTCACGACCCTCAGCAGGCAGCGGCAGGATGATCAGCTCGTGGCTCAGCAGCTGCTGGTAAAAGATAGGACGAAATTCCGGCTCGTTGGCGGCGCGCATCAACGCTTCTTCCAGCGCATTAGTGGGTACAAATGCCGGCTGGGGCGGCATCGGGGGAATGGGCGGCACGGGCATCGGCGGCATCACCGGAACCGGCGTAGCCGTGGGCGAAGTGAACTGCTGGCGCGAATAGCGCGGCCCTTTGCGCTCCGGCGTGGGCGCCGGGGCATCGGGCGTAGTCGGTGCTGCGGGCTGGGCGGCCGGCGTGGGGGTAGGGGCGTCGTTCTTCTTTTTAGGAAATCAAATAGTCCCATTGCGGAGTCAAATTCGGGGTGAAGCTGCAAGCTAAGGAGGTTTTGGGGAAGATGCACCCCGCCACTGCCGCTAAAACCGTGTGCCTACTGGGCGGTTTGGTGCCAGCGCCGCAGAAAATCCTGGCGGAAGGCGGCCCCAAGGGGTAGCACCTGCCCGGCCACCGTCAGCTGCTGACTTTCCAGCCGCTCCACCCGGCGCAGGGGCACTACGTAGGACTTATGTACCCGTACAAATTCGGCTTCTGGCAGCTCCGTGAGCAGGCGGCGCAACGTATCCGTCACCACCAGGCGGCCGCCCGCGGTATGCACCTTTACGTAGTTGCCGTAGGCTTCCAGCAGCTGAATATCGGCCAGGGGCACCCGGTGGGTGGTGGCACCATCGCGCAGGAGCAGCGCTGCCGAAGCCTCGGGTGCCGTAGCCGGGCCAGGCGCCGGAGTTGAATTAACAGCAGCTGCCGGCGTGGTAGGGCGCAGGCGGCCTACGGCTTTCAGAAACCGGGGAAAGGGCACGGGCTTTACCAAGTAGTCAATCACGCCGTGCTCGTAGCTTTCCAGAGCAAACTCGCTGTGGGCTGTCGTCAGGATGACAGGAGGCCGCTGCGGCAGAGCCTGCAGCAACTCCAGCCCGCTCATTTCGGGCATCTGAATGTCCAGCAGCACGGCATCCACGGGGTGCTGGTGCAGAAACGCCAGGGCCTCGGCGGCGGTGTAGCAGTGGCCAGCCACGGTGAGGTGGGCCACCCGCCCAATGTACGTGCGCAGCACCTCATGCGCCAGGGGCTCGTCATCCACAATCAGCAAACGCAGGAGAGCAGGGTTCATAGGGTCAGGTCCAGGTCGGTGCAGAATTCGGTGGCCGAGGCTTCGGCGCGCAAGGTATGCCGGCCGGGGTATAAAAGAGCCAGGCGCTGGCGGGTGTTGGCTAGGCCCGTACCCGCCCCGCCGCCGGCATCGGTGGCCGGAGGCAGGGCGTTGCGCAAACTCAGCTGCAGCTGCCCATCCTCCAGCGTCAGCTTTATCGTCACGAAAGAGCCCTGGGCGCGGCGCGTGCCGTAGGTGAAGGCATTTTCGATGAGGGCCAGAAACAGCAGAGGCGGTACCGTGAAGCCAGCCGCCTGCTCGGGGGCGGGTAGTTCGACCACCAGCGGGCAGCGGGCTCCCAGGCGCAGGGCCTGCAGGGCGGTATAGCTGCGCAGGTAGTCCAGCTCTTCCTGCAAGGGTACGCGGGGGCGCTGGGTGCTGTCCAGCTGGTAGCGCATGAGGCCGGAAAGCGCCAGGAGCATATCGGGCGTCTGGGGGCTTTGGGTGAGGCTGAGGGCGTAAAGGCTGTTGAGGGTATTAAACAGGAAGTGGGGGTTCACCTGGGCCTCGAGCAGGCGCAGCTGCTGGTCGCGCTCCAGCAGCTGGGTGCGCAGGCGGGTGCGGCGCTGGGTGATGGAGCGCCATACCATAAGCACGCCCATGGCCAGCAGCTGCACAAACAATACGTTGAAGCTGCTGTGCCCCCAGGAATCCTGGGCGTAGAAGCCGGCAAACACCAGCTTGAGTACCCCGCCCAGCAGCAGTGACCAGGCCAGCAGCGCGGCCAGGTACAGAAAGTACCGGCCCTGGTCGAGCAGGCGGGGCACCAGCACCAGGTGGTTTACATACACCGCGCCCACGGTGGGCAGCAGCAGGTACACCAGAAACTCCCGAAAGACGTGCCAGGGGAAGTCCCCGGTCAGGAAGCGGCGGTCGGCCACCACCGACAGGGCAAGCATGGACGACCACACCAGCGCGTCGCGGAATGTAAGCCGAAGCCAGGCGGGCAGCCCCGCACGGGAAGCCGGAAGAATAGAAGTAGCCATACAGTAGCCGGGGCCTTACCAACCGGCAAGGTTCAGGACGAAAGTAGAGGATAGGGCTGCGGCCACCAACCCCGCGTGACCAACGCGGGTTATCCCGGCAGGTAAGGCGTTCATCCTTTTTTCCGGTGGGTTGGTCCGGCCGTTTTTTATTCCTGCCATAGGTC belongs to Hymenobacter sp. J193 and includes:
- a CDS encoding enhanced serine sensitivity protein SseB C-terminal domain-containing protein; the protein is MPPIPPMPPQPAFVPTNALEEALMRAANEPEFRPIFYQQLLSHELIILPLPAEGRDTGEITIEPGSEIQLQMLNDNKLPIFSSVERVFEGGIVPEGMPYLRMRGFDFFNMVRGAECVLNPFSPVGKLLTAQELEELLSGNLIEDTSQEAAPEARVQLGQPADYPTALADSVREFSQAQPLVKAVYLAQLQVEGSPEPPRLLLGFDIEGEDPAFLQDMGPFVQPHLREGELIDMMVISTAADDPLAAYFRQTEPVYQKA
- a CDS encoding DUF2062 domain-containing protein, with the protein product MSIPPPPAPESAPPGWLRRKLLMPLLNILKQGLTPRQLSLTVALGISFGLVPLLGVTTLMATAVGLRLRLNVAALLLVSHLMSPLQLLALIPLLQWGARLLGGAGQRLSLARLQYYFSHDWAGGLSLLWRAELGALLLWAAVSVPVVAGLYVALQPVFARLLARQARANGE
- a CDS encoding YihY/virulence factor BrkB family protein, translated to MTKVREPGQPRPKLWTDFFLLLRKAAQELGANDPLRLGAATAFFTSFALPPILIILVQLLGSLYSASLVRGLLLTKLANLLGASAAELVQQILDNVTNVERSRLVSWLGFGFLLFIATTLFVVIQNSLNQLWNIRPRRTTRQLSKVLKERVRSLGALLATALLTVLAFTSDTILALFADYIKDFDATFGYFLVQLLNQAVSLLILAAWFAATFRNLSLARVPWRAVLRGAVLTAVFIDIGEYILGHLLVQRNLGPIYGPASSLVLVLLFVFYSAMIFYFGACFTKVYAHYIGIDIRPKKSAVRYRLVDVVEE
- a CDS encoding LytTR family DNA-binding domain-containing protein gives rise to the protein MNPALLRLLIVDDEPLAHEVLRTYIGRVAHLTVAGHCYTAAEALAFLHQHPVDAVLLDIQMPEMSGLELLQALPQRPPVILTTAHSEFALESYEHGVIDYLVKPVPFPRFLKAVGRLRPTTPAAAVNSTPAPGPATAPEASAALLLRDGATTHRVPLADIQLLEAYGNYVKVHTAGGRLVVTDTLRRLLTELPEAEFVRVHKSYVVPLRRVERLESQQLTVAGQVLPLGAAFRQDFLRRWHQTAQ
- a CDS encoding sensor histidine kinase gives rise to the protein MATSILPASRAGLPAWLRLTFRDALVWSSMLALSVVADRRFLTGDFPWHVFREFLVYLLLPTVGAVYVNHLVLVPRLLDQGRYFLYLAALLAWSLLLGGVLKLVFAGFYAQDSWGHSSFNVLFVQLLAMGVLMVWRSITQRRTRLRTQLLERDQQLRLLEAQVNPHFLFNTLNSLYALSLTQSPQTPDMLLALSGLMRYQLDSTQRPRVPLQEELDYLRSYTALQALRLGARCPLVVELPAPEQAAGFTVPPLLFLALIENAFTYGTRRAQGSFVTIKLTLEDGQLQLSLRNALPPATDAGGGAGTGLANTRQRLALLYPGRHTLRAEASATEFCTDLDLTL
- the treF gene encoding alpha,alpha-trehalase TreF; amino-acid sequence: MKSSLLRAGLSICLWLLLVPAGRAQPSPRQLFPTVFEAVQLGGVFPDSKTFVDARPKAAPAVIEAAFQQQKNQPGFSLKQFVAHYFELPAVPTAGYQSRVAAGLRHHLDTLWTVLQRQPQDSVGRYGSLLPLPKPYVVPGGRFREVYYWDSYFTMLGLRESGRTALLRGMVANFASLIDRQGFIPNGNRTYYLTRSQPPFFALMVELLAQTQGDTVRPRYQPPLLREYQYWMAGADSLAPGTATRRAVRLPTGEILNRYYDAGDYAREESYAEDVATARQATQPKPEFYRHVRAAAASGWDFSTRWFRDEKTLASIRTLELVPVDLNCLLYGLEQTLARGYRQQGQLSLARAFEQKAQVRRKAIRRYCWDTSAGWFVDYDFVDRQPTRLRTLAGVFPLFFHLASASEAHQVAAGLQRDFLKDGGLVTTLNHSGQQWDAPNGWAPLQYMAIEGLNQYKQQALARTIATRWVGLNLRVFQQTGKLLEKYNVENTQLTAGGGEYPTQDGFGWTNGVLLRLLNQYQLWPEGPEVGK
- a CDS encoding DEAD/DEAH box helicase, coding for MSTLTFADLGLAPTLLQALEELTFAAPTPVQEQVIPMALAGQDVVGQAPTGSGKTAAYGLSVLQQLDVQVDAVQVIVLVPARELALQVRDALKKLGKYLPNLRVAAFYGGHAFREETASLKQAPHVVVATPGRLLDHFERRSIIPNQLKVLVLDEADKLLELGFQEELVEIIKRLPRRRQTLLFSATMSDKVLELIRKNLTRPRVVNAGEDTDELPENLTLLGHVGTLEQKPAALLHLLNQPETGRALIFCNTRERCAELARFLHGRGVAAEMLHGKMPQPERDKALMKLRNGSAQVLVATDVAARGLDVTLLDTVVQYDAPDKADGFQHRAGRTARAGAAGTAHLLATPKEQAHVQKWPIAEGIKWTPMHAPKLPPAAPKAPRPENVTLHVSAGKKDKVSAHDLVGAFVNVGGVTRDQVGHIEVFDYYSYVAVPRQMAPEVVERLLGAKVKGKKVRVSVVE